The following proteins come from a genomic window of Lycium ferocissimum isolate CSIRO_LF1 chromosome 4, AGI_CSIRO_Lferr_CH_V1, whole genome shotgun sequence:
- the LOC132052536 gene encoding CASP-like protein 1F1, producing the protein MDNFGTKNMQNPPLKSNKCLLGTQILFRILATAFTLAATLIILTSKQTVTVFGIEMDARYNYSSAFKFFAFANMIGCALSVLSLFLASVLSHRGLPKNYFYMFLHDLIVMALLLAGCAAATAIGYVGKYGEMHSGWMPICDHVSKFCHKVTTSVMLSYFAVILYLCLVIISANQSRKV; encoded by the exons ATGGACAACTTTGGCACCAAAAATATGCAAAACCCACCCTTGAAATCTAACAAATGTTTGTTGGGAACACAAATTTTGTTTAGAATTTTGGCAACTGCATTCACATTGGCTGCCACTTTGATTATTCTCACCAGCAAACAGACTGTCACTGTATTTGGCATTGAAATGGATGCTCGCTATAATTATTCTTCAGCTTTCAA GTTCTTTGCATTTGCAAATATGATTGGATGTGCCCTCTCTGTTCTGTCCTTGTTTCTTGCCTCTGTTCTAAGCCATAGGGGTCTCCCGAAGAACTACTTTTACATGTTCCTTCATGATTTG ATTGTGATGGCACTACTACTGGCTGGATGTGCAGCAGCAACCGCCATAGGATATGTGGGGAAATATGGAGAGATGCATTCTGGATGGATGCCCATTTGTGACCATGTTTCTAAATTCTGTCACAAAGTTACAACTAGTGTTATGCTTTCCTACTTTGCAGTGATCCTATACCTCTGCCTCGTTATAATCTCTGCAAATCAATCCAGGAAAGTCTAA